A genomic window from Candidatus Andeanibacterium colombiense includes:
- a CDS encoding S-adenosyl-L-homocysteine hydrolase yields the protein MRFSTGVAAGLAALSILTSVPARASAGDDAEKVRRLDIMLMVSALRCRTTADGFQNDYDHFSTAHLSELNAAAATLKQSLNARYGSGGANRALDKISTSMANSYGQGHPWLNCAELKQATQSLAQNRAPGALLAAADTLLGDSARVSLTAAY from the coding sequence ATGAGGTTTTCAACAGGGGTCGCGGCGGGGCTCGCCGCACTTTCGATACTGACATCGGTTCCGGCGCGGGCGAGCGCCGGGGACGACGCTGAAAAGGTTCGGCGGCTCGACATCATGCTGATGGTCAGCGCTCTGCGCTGCCGCACCACGGCGGACGGCTTCCAGAACGATTACGATCACTTCTCGACCGCGCATCTGTCGGAGCTGAACGCGGCCGCAGCGACGCTCAAGCAGTCGCTCAACGCGCGCTACGGCAGTGGCGGCGCGAACCGTGCCCTCGACAAGATCAGCACCAGCATGGCGAACAGCTACGGGCAGGGACACCCGTGGCTGAACTGCGCCGAGCTTAAACAGGCCACGCAAAGCCTGGCGCAAAATCGTGCGCCAGGCGCCCTCCTCGCCGCTGCCGATACCCTCCTGGGCGACAGTGCGCGAGTATCGCTCACGGCGGCTTACTGA
- a CDS encoding PAS-domain containing protein: MEISPTALALLGLGLAAWTLAAALMVLRASAAARAGEGARRASKRLGRMVDESPAVPLLVRVDGRIEAPDRLASWLGLEKIPGYLSELDAGSYGIETAQLAQLDDYVRRAQKTAAPFRMVVTPRGSSTSLAVHGHLADPTVSPGGAALVWFFDFSDTQIELTQLRADTARAKGDFAALVGLIEAAPMPMWFRGPDSKLRLVNSAYVDAVGASDADAVVRGQIELVETIDGFTAAQIAGQARAQDQPVERIVTATVDGQRRSFRVSDLPLGDEGVAGYAVDIEDMEEQGRAFRAFREAQRSMLDQLSVGVAQFDGRRILTFANQPFQRIFALPASAMIDPPHFDRFLDIARDAQRVPESRDFPAWRRELGSWFSADAPSEDAWPLSDGTHLRMVAQPMPDGGLVLVAEDRTEQLALSATRDTLLRTRTATFDSLFESLAVFAPDAKLQLWNRRFVADWGLDADFLDAHPHIETLLVEVKKKLARPEHANAIGDVVRAATLDRRQKSGRVTLADGRTLEFAGVPLPDGNGLLTVLDITDSQKAEHALRERNAALEEADAVKTRFLANMSYEFRTPLTSIGGFAELLQSGVAGEISEQGQEYVSAILDSVARLGEQIENVLDLSQSEAGLLPLDLVDVDLLPFVTGIVREREAAIGKGGLSLDLRGDKTAGMVTADRRRLARALGHLLDNAIAATPAGGKILVDLARMKSGARIVVSDNGRGMTQAEAARALDGSKIARDGKSPERRQGLGLPLARQLVEAHGGRLQLLSEKGVGTTVSVLLP; encoded by the coding sequence ATGGAAATCAGCCCGACCGCATTGGCGCTGCTCGGCCTGGGGCTTGCTGCGTGGACCCTTGCGGCGGCGCTGATGGTGCTGCGTGCGAGCGCTGCGGCGCGCGCGGGGGAAGGCGCGCGCCGGGCCTCGAAACGGCTTGGGCGGATGGTCGACGAATCCCCGGCGGTTCCGCTGCTGGTAAGGGTCGACGGCCGGATCGAGGCGCCCGACCGGCTCGCTTCGTGGCTCGGGCTCGAAAAGATCCCCGGTTATCTCTCGGAGCTGGATGCCGGCTCCTACGGGATCGAAACCGCGCAACTGGCCCAGCTCGACGACTATGTTCGCCGGGCCCAGAAAACCGCGGCGCCGTTTCGCATGGTCGTCACTCCGCGCGGCAGCAGCACCAGCCTCGCGGTCCACGGCCATCTCGCCGATCCGACGGTTTCCCCCGGCGGCGCGGCGCTGGTGTGGTTCTTCGACTTTTCCGACACCCAGATCGAACTGACCCAGCTGCGCGCCGACACCGCCCGCGCGAAGGGCGATTTTGCCGCGCTGGTCGGACTGATCGAAGCGGCACCGATGCCGATGTGGTTCCGCGGCCCGGATTCGAAGCTGCGCCTGGTCAACAGCGCCTATGTCGATGCGGTCGGCGCGTCGGATGCCGATGCGGTGGTCAGGGGCCAGATCGAACTGGTCGAGACGATCGACGGGTTCACCGCGGCGCAGATAGCCGGCCAGGCGCGCGCGCAGGACCAGCCGGTCGAGCGCATCGTGACCGCGACGGTCGACGGGCAACGGCGCAGCTTCCGCGTCAGCGACCTGCCGCTGGGAGACGAGGGCGTTGCCGGCTATGCGGTCGATATCGAGGACATGGAAGAGCAGGGCCGCGCCTTCCGCGCGTTCCGCGAAGCGCAGCGCTCGATGCTCGACCAGCTTTCGGTCGGCGTGGCGCAGTTCGACGGCCGCCGGATTCTGACCTTTGCCAACCAGCCGTTCCAGCGGATCTTCGCTTTGCCCGCCTCCGCGATGATCGACCCGCCGCATTTCGACCGCTTCCTCGACATCGCGCGCGACGCGCAGCGCGTGCCCGAAAGCCGCGACTTCCCCGCCTGGCGCCGGGAACTCGGCAGCTGGTTCTCGGCCGATGCTCCGAGCGAGGACGCCTGGCCGCTGTCGGACGGCACGCATCTGCGGATGGTCGCCCAGCCGATGCCCGACGGCGGGCTGGTGCTGGTGGCCGAAGACCGCACCGAGCAGCTTGCCCTGTCCGCGACCCGCGACACGCTGCTGCGCACCCGCACCGCGACCTTCGATTCGCTGTTCGAATCGCTCGCGGTGTTCGCGCCCGACGCCAAGTTGCAATTATGGAACCGGCGCTTCGTCGCCGACTGGGGCCTCGACGCGGACTTCCTCGATGCTCACCCGCATATCGAGACACTGCTGGTCGAAGTGAAGAAGAAGCTCGCCCGGCCGGAACATGCCAATGCGATCGGCGATGTGGTCCGCGCGGCGACGCTCGACCGGAGGCAGAAGAGCGGCCGGGTGACCCTGGCCGACGGGCGCACGCTCGAATTCGCCGGTGTGCCGCTGCCCGACGGCAACGGGCTGCTGACCGTGCTCGACATCACCGATTCGCAGAAGGCCGAGCATGCGCTGCGGGAGCGCAACGCGGCGCTGGAAGAGGCCGATGCGGTCAAGACCCGGTTCCTCGCCAACATGTCCTACGAATTCCGTACTCCGCTGACCTCGATCGGTGGTTTCGCCGAGCTGCTGCAGAGCGGGGTCGCGGGCGAGATTTCGGAACAGGGCCAGGAATATGTTTCCGCAATCCTCGATTCGGTCGCGCGGCTGGGCGAGCAGATCGAGAATGTGCTCGATTTGTCGCAGAGCGAGGCCGGCTTGCTGCCGCTCGACCTGGTCGATGTCGACCTGCTGCCTTTCGTCACCGGGATCGTGCGGGAACGCGAGGCCGCGATCGGCAAGGGTGGGCTGAGCCTCGATCTGCGCGGCGACAAGACCGCGGGGATGGTCACTGCGGACCGGCGCCGGCTCGCCCGCGCGCTCGGCCATCTGCTCGACAATGCGATCGCGGCCACTCCCGCGGGCGGAAAGATTCTGGTCGATCTCGCGCGGATGAAGAGTGGCGCGCGGATCGTGGTGTCGGACAATGGCCGGGGAATGACCCAGGCCGAAGCCGCCCGCGCGCTCGACGGTTCGAAGATCGCGCGCGACGGCAAGAGCCCGGAACGGCGCCAGGGCCTGGGCCTGCCGCTCGCCCGGCAATTGGTCGAGGCGCATGGCGGCCGGCTGCAATTGCTGTCGGAAAAAGGCGTCGGAACCACCGTCAGCGTGTTGCTGCCGTGA
- the folE gene encoding GTP cyclohydrolase I FolE — protein sequence MSDKIDVPDHVQEAIRTLIRWAGDDPEREGLIDTPKRVGRAWKEYCQGYEEDPGEHLSRVFEEVGGYDEIVLLKDIPFQSHCEHHMAPIIGKAAIAYLPTDKVVGISKLARVLRGFARRLQVQERLTAQVAECIATNLQPRGVAVVIEANHACMTARGVMTPGVSMVTSHVTGIFRSDHRSREEVLKLMGY from the coding sequence ATGAGCGACAAAATCGATGTGCCCGACCATGTGCAGGAAGCGATCCGCACGCTGATCCGCTGGGCCGGCGACGATCCCGAGCGCGAGGGCCTGATCGACACGCCCAAGCGGGTCGGCCGGGCGTGGAAGGAATATTGCCAGGGCTATGAGGAAGATCCGGGCGAGCACCTCAGCCGGGTGTTCGAGGAAGTCGGCGGCTATGACGAGATCGTGCTGCTGAAGGACATTCCGTTCCAGTCGCATTGCGAGCATCACATGGCGCCGATCATCGGCAAGGCCGCGATCGCCTATCTCCCGACCGATAAGGTTGTCGGCATCTCCAAGCTTGCCCGGGTGCTGCGCGGTTTCGCCCGCCGGCTTCAGGTGCAGGAACGGCTGACGGCGCAAGTTGCCGAATGCATCGCGACCAATCTCCAGCCGCGCGGGGTCGCGGTGGTGATCGAGGCCAACCATGCGTGTATGACCGCGCGCGGGGTGATGACCCCGGGGGTCAGCATGGTCACCAGCCACGTCACCGGCATTTTCCGCAGCGACCATCGCAGCCGCGAGGAAGTGCTCAAGCTGATGGGGTATTAA
- the ahcY gene encoding adenosylhomocysteinase — translation MATKTQDYIVKDISQTDYGRLEIEIAETEMPGLMALRSEYGASQPLKGARITGSLHMTIQTAVLIETLVALGAEVRWATCNIFSTQDHAAAAIAAAGIPVFAIKGESLAEYWDYVAEIFDWSRSGDDELTCNMILDDGGDATMFALWGARVEAGETLFEPSNAEEIEFVRALNAFLKAKPGYLTASVKNIKGVSEETTTGVHRLYQIAKDGRLPFPAINVNDSVTKSKFDNLYGCKESLVDAIRRATDVMLAGKVACVAGFGDVGKGSAASLRQGGARVMVTEIDPICALQAAMEGYEVVTMEEAVQRCDIFCTATGNEDVITAEHMKAMKPMSIVCNIGHFDSEIQIAALDNYEWTEVKPGTDLVKFPDGKQIIVLAKGRLVNLGCATGHPSFVMSSSFTNQVLAQIELYTKGDEYQNQVYVLPKHLDEKVAALHLDKLGVKLTTLSQRQADYIGVPQQGPFKADHYRY, via the coding sequence GTGGCGACCAAGACGCAAGACTACATCGTGAAGGACATCAGCCAAACGGATTACGGCCGTCTGGAGATCGAGATCGCGGAGACGGAGATGCCGGGGCTGATGGCGCTGCGGTCCGAGTACGGCGCTTCTCAGCCGCTGAAGGGCGCGCGGATCACCGGATCGCTGCACATGACGATCCAGACCGCGGTGCTGATCGAGACGCTGGTCGCGCTGGGCGCCGAAGTGCGCTGGGCGACCTGCAACATCTTCTCTACCCAGGACCATGCGGCGGCCGCGATCGCCGCCGCCGGCATCCCGGTGTTCGCGATCAAGGGCGAGAGCCTGGCCGAGTATTGGGATTACGTCGCCGAGATCTTCGACTGGTCGCGTTCGGGCGATGACGAGCTTACCTGCAACATGATCCTCGACGACGGCGGCGATGCGACGATGTTCGCGCTGTGGGGCGCGCGGGTCGAAGCGGGCGAGACTTTGTTCGAGCCCTCGAACGCCGAGGAGATCGAGTTCGTCCGCGCGCTGAACGCGTTCCTCAAGGCGAAGCCGGGCTATCTCACCGCCAGCGTGAAGAACATCAAGGGCGTCAGTGAAGAGACCACCACCGGGGTCCACCGCCTGTACCAGATCGCCAAGGACGGCCGCCTGCCGTTCCCGGCGATCAATGTGAACGACAGCGTGACCAAGTCGAAGTTCGACAATCTCTATGGCTGCAAGGAAAGCCTGGTCGACGCGATCCGCCGCGCGACCGACGTGATGCTGGCAGGCAAGGTCGCCTGCGTCGCCGGCTTCGGCGATGTCGGCAAGGGCTCGGCCGCCTCGCTGCGCCAGGGCGGCGCGCGGGTGATGGTGACCGAGATCGATCCGATCTGCGCATTGCAGGCGGCGATGGAGGGCTATGAGGTCGTGACGATGGAAGAGGCGGTCCAGCGCTGCGACATCTTCTGCACCGCGACCGGCAACGAGGACGTGATCACCGCCGAGCACATGAAGGCGATGAAGCCGATGAGCATCGTGTGCAACATCGGCCATTTCGACAGCGAGATCCAGATCGCCGCGCTCGACAATTACGAGTGGACCGAGGTCAAGCCGGGCACCGACCTGGTGAAGTTCCCTGACGGCAAGCAGATCATCGTGCTGGCCAAGGGCCGGCTGGTGAACCTGGGCTGCGCGACCGGTCACCCGAGCTTCGTGATGAGCAGCAGCTTCACCAACCAGGTGCTGGCGCAGATCGAGCTCTACACCAAGGGCGACGAGTACCAGAACCAGGTCTACGTGCTGCCCAAGCATCTCGACGAGAAGGTCGCCGCGCTCCACCTCGACAAGCTCGGGGTCAAACTCACCACCCTGTCCCAGCGCCAGGCCGATTACATCGGCGTCCCCCAGCAAGGGCCTTTCAAGGCCGATCATTACCGCTACTAA
- the tsaE gene encoding tRNA (adenosine(37)-N6)-threonylcarbamoyltransferase complex ATPase subunit type 1 TsaE, with product MIVELTDLAAMDAFGARIAARLRVGDVVALSGGLGAGKTTLARAIIAALGYEREVPSPTFTIVETYDLRIPVVHADFYRLDHPDEAVELGLDDYREGAALISEWSERAGGFAGEPGCLAILLEGADEGRKAIVEPGADWLERMP from the coding sequence GTGATCGTCGAGCTGACGGATCTCGCCGCGATGGATGCCTTTGGCGCGCGCATCGCCGCGCGCTTGCGGGTGGGCGACGTGGTCGCTTTGTCGGGCGGGCTGGGCGCGGGCAAGACCACGCTGGCGCGCGCGATCATCGCCGCGCTGGGATATGAACGCGAAGTACCGTCGCCGACCTTCACCATCGTCGAAACCTACGATCTGCGCATCCCGGTGGTTCATGCCGATTTCTACCGGCTCGATCATCCGGACGAAGCGGTCGAACTGGGGCTGGACGACTATCGCGAAGGGGCGGCGCTGATTTCCGAATGGTCCGAACGCGCGGGCGGCTTTGCGGGTGAGCCGGGCTGCCTCGCGATCCTGCTCGAAGGTGCGGATGAAGGCCGCAAGGCGATTGTCGAACCGGGCGCGGATTGGCTAGAGCGGATGCCATGA
- a CDS encoding peroxiredoxin → MTIAVGDKLPDVKLVKVTANGPEAVQSGEYFAGKKVALFSVPGAFTPTCSAKHLPGFVEKADELKAKGIDEIAATAVNDAFVLGAWNKASGSDDIVMLADGNADFAKAVGLTMDGSGFGMGTRGQRYSMIVNDGVVEALNVEAPGDFNVSSADYMLGQL, encoded by the coding sequence ATGACGATTGCAGTGGGCGACAAGCTGCCCGACGTGAAGCTGGTCAAGGTGACCGCGAACGGACCCGAAGCGGTCCAGTCGGGCGAATATTTTGCGGGCAAGAAGGTGGCGCTGTTCTCGGTGCCGGGTGCTTTCACCCCGACCTGTTCGGCCAAACACCTGCCGGGCTTCGTCGAGAAGGCCGATGAGCTCAAGGCCAAGGGGATCGACGAGATCGCCGCGACCGCGGTGAACGATGCCTTCGTGCTCGGCGCGTGGAACAAGGCTTCGGGTTCGGACGATATCGTGATGCTGGCCGACGGCAATGCCGATTTCGCCAAGGCCGTGGGCCTGACGATGGACGGCTCGGGCTTCGGCATGGGCACGCGCGGCCAGCGCTATTCGATGATCGTCAACGACGGCGTGGTCGAAGCACTGAACGTCGAGGCTCCGGGCGATTTCAACGTCTCGAGCGCGGACTACATGCTCGGCCAGCTCTGA